One segment of Balaenoptera ricei isolate mBalRic1 chromosome 8, mBalRic1.hap2, whole genome shotgun sequence DNA contains the following:
- the RELT gene encoding tumor necrosis factor receptor superfamily member 19L isoform X1 produces MLAATPTPTAPSWKEHWEDGSCLPACLSRLRLSLPSICLRLATHWGLRMKLSPPHWPLSCLLVLLPWPLATATSTTPWPCPPGEEPNLEPGQGTLCRSCPPGTFSASWGSSPCQPHSRCSPRGRLEAQVGTATRDTLCGNCQPGWFAPSEVPRVPCQPCSWTPLGTRGCYERGRRARRGVEVAAGASGAGETRQPGNSTRAGSPEETAAQYAVVAIVPIFCLMGLLGILVCNLLKRKGYHCTAHKEVGPGPGGGGSGVNPAYQTEDANEDTIGVLVRLITEKKENAAALEELLKEYHSKQLAQTSHRPLPRLPLGPPSMPHVCPHRHHLHTVQGLASLSGPCCSRCSQKWPEVLLSPEAAAATTPTPRLLPNPARAPKVGAKAGRQGEITILSVGRFRVARIPEQRTSSVASEVKTITEAGPSGGDLPDSPRCGLSSEQRALLGSGGSHPKWLKPPAENKAEENRYVVRLSESNLVI; encoded by the exons ATGCTGGCTGCCACTCCCACCCCTACAG CCCCGTCCTGGAAGGAGCACTGGGAGGACGgcagctgcctgcctgcctgcctgtcccGTCTCCGTCTGAGCCTCCCCTCCATCTGCCTGAGGCTGGCGACCCACTGGGGCTTGAGGATGAAGCTGAGCCCACCGCACTGGCCCCTATCCTGCCTCCTTGTG CTGTTGCCCTGGCCTCTGGCCACTGCAACATCAACAACTCCTTGGCCGTGCCCACCTGGCGAGGAGCCCAACCTG GAACCAGGGCAGGGCACATTATGCAGGTCCTGCCCCCCAGGCACCTTCTCAGCTTCCTGGGGCTCTAGCCCTTGCCAGCCACACTCCCGCTGCAGCCCTCGAGGGAGGCTGGAGGCCCAGGTGGGCACGGCAACTCGAGACACACTATGTGGAAACTGCCAGCCTGG GTGGTTTGCCCCGTCAGAGGTCCCCCGTGTTCCCTGTCAGCCGTGCTCCTGGACACCCCTGGGTACTCGCGGCTGTTACG AGCGGGGACGACGGGCCCGACGTGGCGTGGAGGTGGCAGCAGGGGCGAGCGGCGCAGGGGAGACGCGGCAGCCTGGGAACAGCACGCGGGCGGGCAGCCCTGAGGAGACGGCTGCCCAGTACGCGGTTGTTGCCATCGTGCCCATCTTCTGCCTCATGGGGCTGCTAGGCATCCTGGTGTGTAACCTGCTCAAGCGGAAGGGCTACCACTGCACGGCCCACAAGGAGGTCGGGCCTGGCCCTGGAGGCGGAGGCAGCG GGGTCAACCCTGCCTACCAGACTGAGGACGCCAATGAGGACACCATTGGGGTCCTGGTGCGCCTGATCACGGAGAAGAAAG AGAATGCAGCGGCCCTGGAGGAGCTGCTGAAGGAGTATCACAGCAAACAGCTGGCGCAGACCAGCCACAGGCCTCTGCCCAG GCTGCCGCTGGGCCCACCCAGCATGCCGCACGTCTGCCCACATCGCCACCACCTCCACACTGTGCAGGGCCTGGCCTCACTCTCTGGCCCCTGCTGCTCCCGTTGTAGCCAGAAGTGGCCCGAGGTGCTGCTGTCCCCCGAGGCTGCAGCTGCCACCACTCCTACTCCCAGACTCCTGCCCAACCCAGCCAGGGCGCCCAAGGTCGGGGCCAAGGCAGGACGCCAGGGCGAGATCACCATCTTGTCTGTGGGCAG GTTCCGTGTGGCCCGAATTCCTGAGCAGCGGACGAGTTCAGTGGCCTCGGAGGTGAAGACCATCACGGAGGCCGGGCCCTCAGGGGGTGATCTCCCTGACTCCCCACGATGTGGCCTCTCCAGTGAGCAGCGGGCACTGCTGGGAAGTGGTGGAAGCCACCCTAAATGGCTAAAGCCCCCAGCAGAGAACAAGGCCGAG gagAACCGCTATGTGGTCCGGCTGAGTGAGAGCAACCTGGTCATCTGA
- the RELT gene encoding tumor necrosis factor receptor superfamily member 19L isoform X2 — translation MKLSPPHWPLSCLLVLLPWPLATATSTTPWPCPPGEEPNLEPGQGTLCRSCPPGTFSASWGSSPCQPHSRCSPRGRLEAQVGTATRDTLCGNCQPGWFAPSEVPRVPCQPCSWTPLGTRGCYERGRRARRGVEVAAGASGAGETRQPGNSTRAGSPEETAAQYAVVAIVPIFCLMGLLGILVCNLLKRKGYHCTAHKEVGPGPGGGGSGVNPAYQTEDANEDTIGVLVRLITEKKENAAALEELLKEYHSKQLAQTSHRPLPRLPLGPPSMPHVCPHRHHLHTVQGLASLSGPCCSRCSQKWPEVLLSPEAAAATTPTPRLLPNPARAPKVGAKAGRQGEITILSVGRFRVARIPEQRTSSVASEVKTITEAGPSGGDLPDSPRCGLSSEQRALLGSGGSHPKWLKPPAENKAEENRYVVRLSESNLVI, via the exons ATGAAGCTGAGCCCACCGCACTGGCCCCTATCCTGCCTCCTTGTG CTGTTGCCCTGGCCTCTGGCCACTGCAACATCAACAACTCCTTGGCCGTGCCCACCTGGCGAGGAGCCCAACCTG GAACCAGGGCAGGGCACATTATGCAGGTCCTGCCCCCCAGGCACCTTCTCAGCTTCCTGGGGCTCTAGCCCTTGCCAGCCACACTCCCGCTGCAGCCCTCGAGGGAGGCTGGAGGCCCAGGTGGGCACGGCAACTCGAGACACACTATGTGGAAACTGCCAGCCTGG GTGGTTTGCCCCGTCAGAGGTCCCCCGTGTTCCCTGTCAGCCGTGCTCCTGGACACCCCTGGGTACTCGCGGCTGTTACG AGCGGGGACGACGGGCCCGACGTGGCGTGGAGGTGGCAGCAGGGGCGAGCGGCGCAGGGGAGACGCGGCAGCCTGGGAACAGCACGCGGGCGGGCAGCCCTGAGGAGACGGCTGCCCAGTACGCGGTTGTTGCCATCGTGCCCATCTTCTGCCTCATGGGGCTGCTAGGCATCCTGGTGTGTAACCTGCTCAAGCGGAAGGGCTACCACTGCACGGCCCACAAGGAGGTCGGGCCTGGCCCTGGAGGCGGAGGCAGCG GGGTCAACCCTGCCTACCAGACTGAGGACGCCAATGAGGACACCATTGGGGTCCTGGTGCGCCTGATCACGGAGAAGAAAG AGAATGCAGCGGCCCTGGAGGAGCTGCTGAAGGAGTATCACAGCAAACAGCTGGCGCAGACCAGCCACAGGCCTCTGCCCAG GCTGCCGCTGGGCCCACCCAGCATGCCGCACGTCTGCCCACATCGCCACCACCTCCACACTGTGCAGGGCCTGGCCTCACTCTCTGGCCCCTGCTGCTCCCGTTGTAGCCAGAAGTGGCCCGAGGTGCTGCTGTCCCCCGAGGCTGCAGCTGCCACCACTCCTACTCCCAGACTCCTGCCCAACCCAGCCAGGGCGCCCAAGGTCGGGGCCAAGGCAGGACGCCAGGGCGAGATCACCATCTTGTCTGTGGGCAG GTTCCGTGTGGCCCGAATTCCTGAGCAGCGGACGAGTTCAGTGGCCTCGGAGGTGAAGACCATCACGGAGGCCGGGCCCTCAGGGGGTGATCTCCCTGACTCCCCACGATGTGGCCTCTCCAGTGAGCAGCGGGCACTGCTGGGAAGTGGTGGAAGCCACCCTAAATGGCTAAAGCCCCCAGCAGAGAACAAGGCCGAG gagAACCGCTATGTGGTCCGGCTGAGTGAGAGCAACCTGGTCATCTGA